The Papaver somniferum cultivar HN1 unplaced genomic scaffold, ASM357369v1 unplaced-scaffold_107, whole genome shotgun sequence genome includes a region encoding these proteins:
- the LOC113328334 gene encoding uncharacterized protein LOC113328334 has translation MKFLNWMQSKINGKQPASASSKTPVAVSTKNNVVMQESREDEFSDWPHGLLAIGTFGNTAVNKGGQESSSSSKRHGHSDCNNNQIIEEEISPSSLSEVLGDGDLDDFTPEEVGKLQEELKKLLSRKPKPALTEEEQCRTLSGRRGVKLFNLLPLDKFLNCPSSLEVERKANDIDSPCQRELRRSLSVIGNMEKNLSPERTKSIKKKSITFLLKKMFVCRSGFPPPAPPTFRDSIPESRIEKLLRAMINKNLYCPKNSPTTPTAKKFLENDNYYLETDKENDGKGGDDDEQQPKEKINGGYKWDKTDDDYIVLEI, from the exons ATGAAG TTCTTGAATTGGATGCAAAGCAAGATCAATGGGAAACAACCAGCATCAGCGAGCAGTAAAACACCTGTTGCGGTTTCCACTAAAAACA ATGTTGTTATGCAAGAAAGCCGGGAAGATGAATTCAGTGATTGGCCACATGGGTTACTAGCAATTGGCACATTTGGGAACACTGCAGTTAATAAGGGTGGCCAAGAatcatcatcgtcttcaaaaAGGCATGGTCATAGTGACTGCAACAATAatcaaataattgaagaagaaattagtcCGTCATCGTTATCAGAAGTATTAGGAGACGGTGATTTAGATGATTTTACACCAGAAGAAGTTGGAAAATTACAAGAGGAATTAAAAAAGTTATTGTCGCGTAAACCAAAACCAGCACTTACAGAAGAAGAACAATGTAGGACATTATCAGGAAGAAGAGGAGTAAAATTGTTTAATCTTCTTCCATTAGACAAGTTTCTGAACTGCCCCTCGAGTTTAGAAGTTGAGCGTAAAGCTAATGATATTGATTCTCCATGTCAACGCGAGCTTCGACGTAGTCTAAGTGTCATAGGAAACATGGAAAAGAACTTAAGTCCAGAGCGTActaaatcaataaagaagaaatcGATAACTTTTCTTCTAAAGAAGATGTTTGTTTGTAGAAGTGGTTTCCCTCCTCCAGCACCTCCAACTTTCAGAGATTCAATCCCTGAATCTCGTATCGAAAAG CTTTTGAGGGCCATGATTAACAAGAACCTATATTGTCCAAAAAATTCTCCAACCACACCAACTGCAAAGAAATTCTTAGAAAATGACAACTATTATTTGGAAACAGATAAAGAAAATGATGGTaaaggtggtgatgatgatgaacaacAACCCAAAGAAAAGATCAATGGTGGTTACAAATGGGACAAGACAGATGATGATT ATATTGTTCTAGAGATATAA